Within Phragmitibacter flavus, the genomic segment CGATGCCGAAGACCTCACCCAAGTGTTTTTCCAGAAGATCATTTCAGAAGAAGCCATCCTCGCCGCCCGCAGCGAGCGTGGGCGGCTGCGGTCCTTCATGCTCGGCATGCTGCGACGCGTCATCAGCCGGCATGCGCGCCACGATGGTGCCCAAAAACGCGGCGGCGGCCGACAGGCCATCTCATTGGACGCCCTTCTCGAAGACGAATTCCACGCTCCCGAACTTATCGATGGTGCCGATCCCGAAACGCTCTACAACCGCCTGTGGGCCCGTCAGGTCATGGAACATGCCCGCCAGCAATTGCGCTTTGCCTTTGAGCAAAAGAGCCGCGTCGAAGTCTTCGATGCCGTATCCCCCTTCCTCGCCTTCGACACCGAACCTCCCTCATTTGGCGAACTGGCCATCGCCTTGAAGTCCAGCGAAAGCGCCGTCCGTCAGCTTCTGCATCGGCTTCGAAAAAAATATCGCGACCTCCTCGACCAGGAAGTCGCCCGCACCGTCATGCGACCGGAAGATGTGCGCGAGGAACTCGAATGGCTGCGTCATACCATGAGCCGGGGCTGAAGCACGCTACGTTTTCGGCACCGTCAAAACCTTCGCCAGGTTCATCGCTTCCGCCTTGATCAATCGCCGCTTGTCCACGTCCGCAGGTTTCGATTTCGACTTCGCCCGCAAGGCCGCAATGCCACGGGCGAAAATCTCCTGCGCCTCCTCGCGACGATCCGCGTGAACCACCGCCATCGCCTCCGCCCGCACGCAGTCCACCCATCCCGACGCCCCCTTGACCACCCCCGCAAAATCCTCTGCCCTTAGGAGTTCATCCACATAAACCAGACACAGTTGCGGATCATCCACCACCGCCCGCTCCGCATGCTCCAGCAGCACCTTGCCCAAGTCTTCCGCCGTCCATTGGTAATGCTGATGCCCCGCGGGATGAAACTTCTTCACCTCGTCAAACGCCTCGCGGGCATAGCGCATCTGGGCCTCCCAATTTTTTCTTCCGCCCTCCACCCGCTGCATGCCGCGCAGCAAATACCATAGGTTCGGCCGACGCTCCGCCTTGAAAAACTTCGCCTCCTGCCGCATCGCCTCCTCAAACGGCGCGGCCGCCTCATCAAAACGTTCCATCCGGCAATACTGCATGCCCAGATTGCCTAGGCAATTCGCCACAGTGGGATGCTCGTTTCCATACAACTTGCGCAACGCCGCCAAGTGTTCTTTGACCACCTCCAGGCTTTCCTCATGCCTCTTCAAGTGATGCAGGATCGCCGCCATCAGGTTGGGCGACAAATGCAACAGCGGGTCATCCGGATACTTGCGCCACTGCTCAAACGCCATCCGCGCTTCCGGTTCCGCCTCCCTCGCCCGACCCCAGCGCATCAAAATCCACCCCAGC encodes:
- a CDS encoding RNA polymerase sigma factor — translated: MTSPSSPDSFSSDPFPTTQWTLVQIAQGGTAEEMRVAMEEICRRYWRPIFSFLIHSGHSKPDAEDLTQVFFQKIISEEAILAARSERGRLRSFMLGMLRRVISRHARHDGAQKRGGGRQAISLDALLEDEFHAPELIDGADPETLYNRLWARQVMEHARQQLRFAFEQKSRVEVFDAVSPFLAFDTEPPSFGELAIALKSSESAVRQLLHRLRKKYRDLLDQEVARTVMRPEDVREELEWLRHTMSRG